One window of Biomphalaria glabrata chromosome 6, xgBioGlab47.1, whole genome shotgun sequence genomic DNA carries:
- the LOC106076723 gene encoding molluscan insulin-related peptide 3-like — MQLLKGNQSTMAYVSRLLLLLTLAHSTSVTVAEYDHTCNVLSRPHRNGRCGRLLVDTVNLLCNSFSGLLVKRDTTERVNENLKHILLNKKEALSYLTKRETRGSIVCECCYHTCTISELLKYCSYDVYNSKHAAAYRSSHQGQ; from the exons ATGCAGCTGCTAAAGGGAAATCAATCAACCATGGCCTACGTAAGCAGACTGCTACTTCTGCTCACCCTCGCACACAGCACCAGTGTCACAGTGGCCGAGTACGACCACACCTGTAACGTGTTGAGTAGGCCGCATCGTAATGGCAGGTGTGGACGCCTACTGGTAGACACTGTCAACCTGCTGTGTAACTCCTTCTCGGGACTGTTGGTGAAGAGAGATACCACAGAGAGAG TAAACGAGAACCTTAAGCACATTCTCCTGAACAAAAAAGAAGCCCTGTCCTATCTGACAAAGCGTGAGACGCGGGGCTCCATCGTGTGTGAGTGCTGCTATCACACCTGTACCATCTCCGAGCTCCTCAAGTATTGCAGCTATGATGTGTACAACAGCAAACATGCAGCCGCCTACCGGAGCAGTCATCAGGGCCAATAA